The following proteins are co-located in the Silene latifolia isolate original U9 population chromosome 1, ASM4854445v1, whole genome shotgun sequence genome:
- the LOC141588206 gene encoding secreted RxLR effector protein 161-like — MGEASYVIGIEMLCDRSQGLLGLSQKAYIDKVLERYKMNECSAGIVPIQKGDKFSKMQCPRNELERKEMERIPYASVVGSLNYVQTCTRPDISFAVGMLGRYQSNPGMDHWKAAKKVLRYLQDTKQLMLTYRRSDHLEVIGYSDSDYAGCVESRKSTFRY; from the coding sequence atgggtgaggcatCCTATGTGATCGGAATTGAAATGTTATGTGATAGATCACAAGGATTGTTAGGGTTGTCTCAGAAAGCTTACATTGACAAAGTTTTAGAGAGATATAAAATGAATGAATGCTCCGCGGGGATAGTTCCTATACAAAAAGGGGACAAATTTAGTAAAATGCAATGTCCCCGTAATGAGCTGGAacgaaaagaaatggagagaattCCCTATGCATCTGTGGTTGGGAGTTTGAACTATGTTCAGAcatgtactcgaccagatatcaGCTTTGCTGTTGGAATGTTGGGTCGGTACCAAAGTAATCCCGGGATGGACCACTGGAAAGCTGCGAAGAAGGTCCTTAGGTACTTGCAAGACACTAAGCAGCTCATGCTTACTTATAGAAGATCCGATCACCTTGAGGTGATTGGTTATTCAGATTCAGATTATGCCGGATGTGTTGAGAGTAGAAAATCAACATTTCGCTACTAG